Proteins co-encoded in one Aspergillus flavus chromosome 2, complete sequence genomic window:
- a CDS encoding putative AAA family ATPase codes for MVSCPICGNSVPSLKINDHIDSNCQNFIDEPTPSTGDLTSSQKTQVPSFFQPTSARKASTQSNSHPDSSPSQNATRKRPSAPEAEIVTDGNKKTRNDTEQFVKRPKVSALQKAAPLAERMRPRTLDDVCGQDLVGPHGVLRGLIEHDRVPSMILWGGPGTGKTTIARVIASMVGSRFVEINSTSSGVAECKKIFSDAKSELNLTGRKTIIFCDEIHRFSKSQQDVFLGPVESGQVTLIGATTENPSFKVQNALLSRCRTFTLAKLTDEDVKSILDRALQVEGPNYSPSALVDDELINYLAKFSDGDARTSLNLLELAMDLSKRPGITKEELKRSLTKTLVYDRAGDQHYDTISAFHKSLRGSDPDAALYYLARMIQSGEDPLYIARRLIVVASEDIGLADNSMLTLAISTHSAVEKIGLPEARINLAHATVAMALSKKSTRSYRGLNNAFAALAEPGIAGLPIPIHLRNAPTRLMKELGYGKEYKYNPNYLNGEVAQEYLPEELQGRKFLEDLDLGHQVDQDLNRQR; via the coding sequence ATGGTGTCTTGTCCGATATGCGGAAACTCTGTACCATCTCTGAAAATCAACGACCATATTGATTCCAATTGTCAAAACTTTATTGATGAGCCAACGCCCAGCACTGGGGACCTGACTTCCTCTCAGAAGACACAGGTCCCCAGCTTTTTCCAGCCTACCTCTGCTCGAAAAGCATCCACCCAATCCAACTCGCACCCCGATTCCTCGCCTTCGCAGAATGCTACCCGTAAGAGACCCTCGGCGCCTGAAGCGGAAATAGTAACAGATGGCAACAAGAAGACGAGAAACGATACAGAGCAATTTGTGAAGAGGCCGAAAGTGAGCGCATTGCAGAAGGCAGCGCCGTTAGCAGAGCGCATGCGGCCTCGGACTCTCGATGATGTCTGCGGTCAAGACCTCGTTGGTCCCCACGGCGTTCTTCGTGGGCTCATTGAACATGACCGGGTCCCAAGCATGATATTATGGGGTGGTCCCGGAACGGGTAAAACAACAATTGCGAGGGTTATCGCTTCAATGGTTGGGAGCAGATTCGTGGAGATCAACAGTACCAGCAGTGGAGTTGCAGAGTGCAAGAAGATATTCTCTGACGCCAAGAGCGAACTTAACCTTACGGGAAGAAAGACTATCATCTTCTGTGACGAGATCCACCGCTTCTCTAAATCACAACAAGATGTCTTCTTGGGGCCGGTAGAAAGTGGCCAAGTCACTCTTATCGGTGCTACAACGGAAAATCCTTCCTTCAAAGTCCAGAATGCACTGCTGTCCAGATGTAGGACTTTCACACTGGCAAAGCTTactgatgaagatgtcaaaTCTATATTGGACCGAGCTTTGCAGGTGGAGGGGCCAAATTATTCGCCTTCTGCCCTGGTAGATGACGAGTTAATCAACTACCTCGCAAAGTTTTCTGACGGGGATGCCCGGACCTCCCTCAATCTTCTGGAGCTCGCTATGGATTTATCAAAACGCCCGGGGATCACTAAGGAAGAGCTAAAGCGATCTTTGACGAAAACTCTTGTCTACGATCGTGCGGGTGACCAACATTATGATACCATTTCCGCCTTTCACAAGTCCCTCCGGGGCAGCGATCCGGATGCTGCCCTGTATTACCTCGCCCGCATGATTCAGTCGGGAGAAGACCCACTCTACATTGCTCGCCGTCTGATCGTAGTGGCATCGGAAGACATTGGTTTGGCAGATAACAGTATGCTCACTCTGGCTATTTCTACCCATTCGGCCGTTGAGAAAATCGGGCTCCCAGAGGCGCGGATCAACCTTGCACATGCGACCGTCGCTATGGCGTTATCAAAGAAGAGTACCCGGTCATACAGAGGTCTCAACAATGCGTTCGCGGCATTGGCAGAGCCAGGTATTGCCGGGCTTCCGATTCCAATTCATCTACGGAATGCTCCTACTCGGTTGATGAAGGAACTAGGATATGGGAAGGAGTACAAGTACAATCCGAACTATTTGAATGGCGAGGTAGCACAGGAATACTTGCCTGAGGAGCTCCAAGGCCGGAAATTCCTTGAAGATCTCGACCTTGGTCATCAGGTTGACCAGGATCTCAATCGTCAGCGTTGA
- a CDS encoding Ca2+-binding protein (cell division control protein Cdc31, putative): protein MASQGFGSRSFASTRLPDRSMNANPTPFAASTFSRQRLAPGSGDQGADAARSSQQAPQPPVHSQTHGPSQDSNPLSRLTEEQREEINEEFTLFDLDRDQHLDYHELRVAFRALGFTLPKQELISLLTTYGVPRPQVQQQSSAQQQQQAKTAPATNPQHPSNLLMPLSAFQAVTALKILERDPRDEILRAFELFDEGGKGYIDLEDLRRVARELGETGLEEEELRAMIEEFDLEGVGGVTREAFVSICWQ, encoded by the exons ATGGCGTCGCAAGGGTTCGGCTCGCGCTCATTCGCCTCCACAAGGCTACCTGACCGATCTATGAACGCCAATCCAACTCCCTTCGCCGCGTCTACCTTCTCCCGTCAACGACTAGCTCCAGGTTCAGGCGACCAAGGAGCCGACGCAGCAAGATCATCGCAACAGGCGCCACAGCCACCAGTGCATTCACAGACCCACGGCCCTTCGCAGGACTCCAATCCCCTGAGTCGATTAACAGAGGAACAACGGGAAGAGATCAATGAAG AGTTTACCCTCTTCGACCTCGACCGCGACCAACACCTCGACTATCATGAACTTCGCGTCGCCTTTCGCGCCCTAGGCTTTACTCTCCCCAAGCAAGAACTCATCTCCCTTCTCACCACCTACGGCGTACCCCGTCCTCAAGTCCAGCAGCAATCCTCAgcccagcaacaacaacaggcCAAGACCGCTCCCGCCACGAATCCCCAGCACCCGTCCAATCTGCTCATGCCCCTCTCTGCGTTCCAGGCCGTGACGGCGCTGAAGATCCTGGAGCGCGACCCCCGGGATGAGATTTTGCGAGCGTTCGAGCTCTTCGACGAGGGTGGCAAGGGGTACATCGACCTGGAGGATCTGAGACGAGTTGCGCGGGAGTTGGGCGAGACAGGcctcgaggaagaggaactcAGAGCTATGATTGAGGAGTTTGATCTGGAGGGTGTGGGTGGTGTCACCCGGGAGGCGTTTGTGAGTATATGTTGGCAGTGA
- a CDS encoding ADAM family of metalloprotease ADM-B produces MRLFKQSLWFATSAISLLAAHVEARSQEPNAIQRVSTLDHPKIHTSAHQVDHLSHFDVTFNLRDKNQRIKLELEPNHDILAEDAYVQYLDRHGNIQREEPIERHEHKVFKGRALLGRGKGMWDPVGWARIYLKNDGSQPLFEGVFSIHDDKHHVELKSTYLQNKRQQDVDIPDRKGEYMVFYRDSDMIRELRTDLKRSFPVSSSCEADKLSFNADPSHPILQVEEDISQWGAMSLNSLFGLTKRQSDTGGVSGNSGGVSLKSTIGDTSGCPNTKKVALIGIATDCGFTGSFDDKEAAQKWIINTVNSASNVYEKSFNISIGLRNLTITEKDCPETPPASAEWNMPCSEGNISSRLDKFSKWRGQQKDTNAYWTLMSNCPTGSEVGLAWLGQLCNADVVSDAANAVSGTNVVVRSSGGGWQIFAHESGHTFGAVHDCDTQTCGQNLEASSQCCPLTASSCDARGQYIMNPTTGTDITEFSKCTIGNICSALGGNSVKSSCLSDNRGVTTYTGHQCGNGIVESGEDCDCGGEESCGDNSCCDAKTCKFKSGAVCDDANDSCCSKCQFSSAGTVCRASRGECDEEETCSGTSSTCPSDSFKKDGTKCGDSSAGLTCASGQCTSRDYQCRSVMGSLLHSNETYACSAYGSSCEVVCSSNTFGQCYGVNQNFLDGTPCSGGGHCKNGKCDGSSVKGWIDDHKTLVIGVACGVGSLIVLSILWCLINRCRRARPTAKPIPPPAGPYGPWARPMQQPIPMNQWPSGPSRGYQGLADPPPPYPPPAYGNQAPRYA; encoded by the exons ATGAGGTTGTTCAAACAATCGCTTTGGTTTGCTACCAGTGCAATCTCACTCCTTGCAGCTCATGTAGAAG CTCGGTCGCAAGAGCCAAATGCTATTCAGCGTGTCTCGACTCTAGATCATCCCAAGATCCATACGTCCGCGCATCAAGTCGACCACCTTTCTCATTTTGATGTCACGTTCAACCTGCGTGACAAAAACCAACGAATAAAACTAGAATTAGAACCGAACCATGATATCCTAGCCGAAGACGCctatgtacagtacctaGACCGCCATGGAAACATTCAACGTGAAGAGCCAATTGAGCGACATGAACACAAAGTCTTTAAAGGCCGTGCGTTGCTTGGGAGGGGCAAAGGCATGTGGGATCCTGTAGGATGGGCCCGGATATACTTGAAAAATGACGGGTCACAGCCTCTATTCGAAGGAGTTTTCAGCATCCACGACGATAAGCATCATGTCGAGTTGAAATCAACGTATCTGCAAAACAAACGTCAGCAAGATGTGGACATCCCAGACCGGAAAGGTGAATACATGGTTTTCTATCGAGACTCCGACATGATCCGGGAACTACGTACCGACTTGAAGCGCTCATTTCCCGTTTCCTCGTCGTGCGAAGCCGACAAGCTTAGCTTTAATGCCGACCCAAGTCACCCGATTCTCCAAGTCGAGGAGGACATAAGTCAATGGGGTGCTATGTCTTTAAATTCACTGTTCGGACTTACCAAGCGGCAATCTGACACTGGGGGTGTGTCGGGCAACAGTGGTGGTGTGAGCTTGAAGTCGACCATTGGTGATACGTCTGGTTGCCCGAACACTAAGAAAGTTGCGCTGATCGGTATCGCTACGGACTGTGGTTTCACAGGCTCGTTTGATGACAAAGAAGCCGCTCAAAAATGGATCATAAATACTGTCAACAGCGCTTCCAATGTCTACGAGAAGTCCTTCAATATCTCCATTGGTCTACGCAATCTAACCATCACCGAAAAGGATTGTCCAGAAACTCCTCCCGCTTCAGCAGAGTGGAACATGCCGTGTTCCGAGGGGAATATCTCATCTCGACTGGATAAGTTTTCTAAGTGGCGTGGGCAGCAAAAGGACACCAATGCTTATTGGACCCTGATGAGCAACTGTCCCACAGGCAGCGAGGTTGGATTGGCATGGCTTGGGCAGTTGTGTAATGCAGACGTTGTATCAGATGCCGCGAACGCAGTCAGTGGTACCAACGTCGTTGTCCGCTCCTCAGGTGGCGGATGGCAGATCTTTGCCCATGAATCGGGTCACACTTTCGGAGCGGTTCATGATTGTGATACTCAGACATGTGGACAGAATCTTGAGGCGTCATCGCAATGCTGTCCTTTGACTGCGTCCTCCTGTGATGCAAGGGGCCAGTATATTATGAACCCGACCACGGGCACAGATATCACAGAGTTTTCCAAGTGTACGATCGGAAACATTTGCTCGGCCCTGGGTGGCAATAGTGTCAAGTCCAGTTGCCTTTCTGACAACCGGGGGGTCACCACCTATACTGGCCATCAATGTGGCAATGGCATTGTTGAGTCGGGCGAAGACTGCGACTGTGGCGGGGAAGAATCCTGCGGAGACAATAGCTGCTGTGATGCCAAAACGTGTAAGTTCAAGAGCGGCGCGGTTTGCGATGATGCCAATGACAGCTGCTGTTCGAAGTGCCAATTCTCCTCTGCTGGAACCGTCTGCCGAGCCAGCCGTGGTGAAtgtgatgaggaagaaaCGTGCAGCGGTACTTCGAGTACTTGCCCTTCTGATTCCTTCAAGAAAGATGGAACGAAATGTGGCGATTCCTCGGCCGGCCTAACTTGCGCCAGCGGACAGTGTACTAGTCGAGATTACCAGTGTCGGTCCGTCATGGGTAGCTTGCTGCACAGCAACGAGACGTACGCTTGTTCTGCATATGGCTCGTCCTGTGAAGTGGTCTGCTCCTCAAACACATTTGGTCAATGCTACGGCGTCAACCAAAACTTCTTGGACGGCACCCCTTGTAGCGGTGGTGGCCATTGCAAGAACGGAAAATGCGACGGTTCTAGCGTCAAGGGCTGGATTGATGACCACAAGACCCTAGTCATTGGCGTTGCGTGTGGTGTAGGGAGCCTAATTGTTCTGTCAATTCTCTGGTGTTTGATCAACCGCTGTCGTCGGGCACGACCGACTGCAAAGCCCATACCACCACCTGCCGGTCCATATGGACCCTGGGCTCGTCCTATGCAGCAACCGATCCCCATGAATCAGTGGCCCAGTGGGCCGTCGCGTGGATATCAGGGGCTTGCAGATCCTCCGCCCCCATATCCCCCCCCAGCATATGGTAACCAGGCACCTCGATATGCTTGA
- a CDS encoding DNA polymerase iota, whose product MAVVPPRDDHRIIIHFDYDCFYASVFEVEQPVLKTLPLAVQQKQIVVTCNYEARRRGLRKLQLIKEARQICPELVIVLGEDLTKFRDASKSLYLFLRAFCWSGQVEKLGFDELFLDVTDMITYNVDLLNRNDLEHSFFHLNRQDPTLGFAFDATGFHGSTYPAAPNVASDSASPCVPAGNDPHSLHIRLLVASHLAAYLRGQLEEQKGYTATVGISTSKILAKLVGNIYKPNNQTTLLPPYTAAEQGAQSNVLNFLDAHDIRKIPGIGSKLSRKLTSYLKNPAQSSLSQGASDTARDDTVTVRDVRLFPRMGPVLLDKILGGPGSPKGIGTKVWSLIHGVDNSEVLQARDLPTQISIEDSYGGLSTFEEVRRELVSLTASLIRRMRADLTEEEPDVAAAADSRSKGSLSRTTSTMRWIARPRTLRLSTRPRPPPTSSEAQSHSFNRISRSAPLPQYVFYLDASIDALAEQLVHELVTSMFRKLHPEKAGWNIRLLNVAVTNMVDAAGERKQSSGRDIEKMFQRQDMGRRPDFPVSVTGRSSPETGTQYVRGPRLSSSDTSSSSQIIVGLDRNAYKTGGDSWEESDEDEDMPCVACTSCGALIPHFALVAHEVYHSAPD is encoded by the exons ATGGCTGTGGTACCGCCCCGTGATGATCACCGAATTATAATCCACTTT GACTATGACTGTTTCTATGCTTCGGTTTTTGAGGTGGAGCAGCCGGTGTTGAAGACCCTTCCTTTAGCCGTTCAACAGAAACAGATCGTAGTGACCTGTAACTACGAGGCTCGTAGAAGGGGATTACGCAAGCTGCAACTGATCAAGGAAGCCCGGCAGATTTGTCCAGAGCTTGTCATCGTCCTTGGTGAAGACCTAACTAAATTTCGTGATGCGTCAAAGAGTCTCTACCTGTTCCTCCGTGCCTTCTGCTGGAGCGGGCAAGTGGAAAAACTGGGATTTGATGAG TTGTTTCTGGATGTCACAGACATGATTACATACAATGTGGATCTTCTGAATCGAAACGATCTAGAACACTCGTTCTTTCATCTCAACCGTCAGGATCCCACACTCGGTTTCGCATTCGATGCCACTGGGTTCCATGGTTCGACTTACCCTGCGGCTCCCAACGTAGCCTCAGATTCTGCCTCGCCATGTGTTCCGGCGGGAAATGATCCTCACTCGCTACATATTAGACTACTTGTTGCTTCCCACCTGGCAGCCTACCTACGTGGGCAACTGGAAGAACAAAAGGGCTACACTGCCACAGTAGGCATTTCGACCTCGAAAATCCTCGCCAAATTAGTGGGTAATATTTACAAGCCCAACAATCAAACAACCCTTCTTCCGCCTTATACTGCGGCGGAGCAAGGCGCTCAGAGCAATGTGCTCAACTTCCTTGATGCCCATGACATAAGAAAAATTCCTGGGATTGGTTCTAAACTTTCTCGGAAATTAACGTCTTACCTTAAAAATCCGGCCCAGTCAAGTCTAAGTCAGGGTGCTTCTGATACGGCCAGGGATGATACCGTCACTGTCCGAGACGTTCGTTTGTTTCCTCGGATGGGTCCGGTGCTCTTGGATAAGATCCTAGGCGGTCCAGGGTCCCCCAAAGGTATTGGTACGAAGGTATGGAGTCTAATACATGGTGTAGACAATTCAGAGGTGCTCCAAGCTCGGGACCTACCGACCCAGATTAGCATTGAAGACTCGTATGGGGGTCTGAGCACCTTCGAAGAAGTTAGAAGAGAGCTGGTCTCCCTAACTGCTAGTTTAATCCGTCGAATGCGAGCAGACCTCACTGAGGAGGAACCTGATGTCGCTGCTGCAGCGGACTCGCGATCGAAAGGTTCCCTTTCTCGAACAACATCCACTATGCGATGGATTGCCCGTCCAAGGACTCTACGTTTGTCAACAAGGCCTCGGCCACCTCCTACATCCAGCGAGGCACAATCTCACAGCTTCAACCGTATTTCACGCTCGGCGCCGCTCCCCCAGTATGTATTTTACCTCGATGCGAGTATTGACGCCTTGGCGGAACAGCTTGTGCACGAACTTGTGACCTCCATGTTCCGAAAACTTCACCCCGAGAAGGCTGGTTGGAACATCCGTCTCTTGAACGTCGCCGTGACCAACATGGTGGATGCAGCTGGGGAGCGTAAGCAGAGTAGTGGACGAGATATCGAGAAGATGTTCCAGAGGCAGGACATGGGACGCAGGCCGGACTTCCCTGTTTCAGTGACGGGACGGTCATCACCAGAAACTGGTACACAATACGTCAGGGGTCCTCGCCTGTCATCCAGCGATACCTCTAGTAGTTCTCAAATAATCGTGGGCTTGGATAGAAATGCGTATAAAACCGGTGGTGATTCCTGGGAGGAAAgtgatgaggacgaggacatgCCGTGTGTAGCCTGTACCAGTTGTGGAGCGTTGATTCCACACTTTGCACTTGTTGCGCACGAAGTGTATCATTCCGCACCGGACTAA
- a CDS encoding C2 domain protein, whose product MGPHTTGVDSPKNHRVGEHYGTHNPVPTIQKFLEHLEKDKQDRKAHEEAVTAREKEEDARGEAKPHKPRKRPGKGKTRMVTDPTTGREIEVEDQDADSMEVVKNPKLVVPNANLGKPTDVRTSPSQSLKDYKENQDITAPPDPIAEGTTSDVPLHGEITNVLFHPTPSISYKPMYDQLEKRGTGLCIGIVFGILFVGRMFGGSLWALFPLAACIASGVWLWVQEVIRSGREMEWSSEKLRGQIAIANLLPESVEWMNSFLGVIWGLINPEMLSPIADTIEDIMQASAPSVVENVRIAEIDQGNNPLRILSLRALPDEHVQHIKDNVREENLKNKDPQEAAAMEEGGSYYNIEASFAYHAKPTGQTASSKARNMHMQLVFYLGIRGLFGVPFPVFVELIEMVGTVRIRFQLMPEAPFMKDMTFSLVGIPHVRAGCMPMFKAGVNILNLPLISNFVNYAIGTACGLFAAPKSMTMDLSMILKGDDIIKETQALGIMWVRIHRAIGLSKQDRRGSYGGGSDPYINLSFSKYGKPMYCTRVITDDLNPVWEETAALLVNPELISADENLSVELWDSDRNTADDIVGKVELPIREMIQHPARMYPQVSKLQGLNEGSEMPGELHWEVGFFGKPKLRPELRTDGKKKDLPENLRDNPQFQDDKGVITNEEEDAVTHTPPDPLWPSGILSIVVHQIVNLQLANIKGSRYRKGREYEPAKPYGENTEEEGGDLPTSYCKIILNDQLVYRTRPKAVSSKPIFNAGTERFVRDWRSAIVTVTVRDQRYREHDPILGVVPLKLSEILQTSSQVTRWYPLDGGIGYGRIRISLLLRHVETRLPPNMLGWDVGTFEFASDKIIAKNFNHRAKIKLRTGGSSGKIPRYVASIEGQDTSFNLTNGSLHKSIRLPVKHRYRSPVVFEFYSPGKHGAAAYAVLWLQHLVDNEDTPVDLPLWSTKNGKRLTQNYITEENWEAKREPGLEDLQIIGRLQFTCRFTPGIDESHEHYVVDNHSRETYETWEACIAEGVRPRSISLEVPEETEQMHERSLVDGRDVLKHADPKERRQWIDKQGQDWSGAFGNDPSAFMDHDGHKVAEPGRDKPPYSADGHSVEAVHPEEEDDDDEGSSVSSSSRTETSTEQRLSTANGSQLTSTDTPPSTTEDSLAGSSKENKHTKKANRRSEQRQQRGMMQWKPARNAVFARDEAKFALRKVRNRFTGNLTGREPDIETETGN is encoded by the exons ATGGGACCCCATACTACCGGGGTTGATTCTCCCAAAAACCATCGCGTAGGAGAACATTATGGTACACACAACCCGGTTCCCACCATCCAAAAGTTCCTAGAGCACTTGGAAAAAGATAAGCAGGACCGTAAAGCCCATGAGGAGGCTGTCACTGCgagggaaaaggaagaagatgcccGCGGAGAGGCGAAGCCTCATAAGCCGCGGAAGAGACCTGGCAAAGGTAAAACCCGTATGGTTACGGACCCGACAACTGGTCGCGAGATAGAGGTTGAAGATCAGGATGCGGATTCGATGGAAGTGGTGAAGAATCCCAAG TTGGTAGTTCCCAATGCCAACCTTGGAAAGCCAACG GATGTCAGGACCTCCCCAAGCCAAAGCCTCAAGGACTATAAAGAAAACCAGGATATAACGGCACCCCCGGACCCCATCGCAGAGGGTACTACTTCCGACGTCCCACTCCACGGAGAGATCACGAATGTCCTCTTTCATCCAACCCCGTCCATTTCCTACAAGCCTATGTATGACCAACTAGAGAAAAGAGGGACTGGACTATGTATAGGTATCGTATTTGGAATCCTCTTCGTGGGCCGGATGTTTGGTGGCTCGCTTTGGGCTCTCTTCCCCTTGGCTGCCTGCATTGCAAGTGGTGTGTGGCTCTGGGTACAAGAAGTCATTCGGAGTGGCCGAGAGATGGAATGGAGCAGCGAGAAACTTCGAGGGCAAATA GCTATTGCTAATCTCCTGCCTGAATCTGTTGAGTGGATGAATTCGTTTCTTGGAGTCATTTGGGGTTTGATTAACCCGGAAATGTTGTCGCCTATTGCCGATACCATCGAGGATATTATGCAGGCGTCCGCTCCTAGCGTGGTTGAGAACGTTCGGATTGCCGAAATTGACCAAGGGAACAATCCCTTACGAATATTGAGTCTGCGAGCTCTTCCGGACGAACACGTACAGCACATCAAGGACAACGTCCGTGAAGAGAATCTCAAGAATAAAGACCCTCAAGAAGCCGCCGCTATGGAGGAAGGCGGcagttattataatatagaagcTTCCTTTGCTTACCACGCAAAGCCGACCGGCCAAACCGCTTCGTCCAAAGCACGTAACATGCATATGCAGTTGGTCTTTTATCTGGGTATCAGAGGCCTTTTCGGGGTTCCTTTCCCGGTTTTTGTGGAGTTGATTGAGATGGTGGGCACTGTCCGGATCAGATTTCAGTTGATGCCCGAAGCACCCTTTATGAAGGATATGACTTTCAGTCTTGTGGGAATTCCTCATGTCAGAGCCGGATGTATGCCGATGTTCAAAGCTGGCGTCAATATTTTGAACCTCCCTCTTATCTCGAATTTCGTCAACTATGCCATTGGTACGGCGTGCGGTCTCTTTGCGGCTCCCAAATCGATGACAATGGACCTCAGTATGATACTCAAAGGCGACGATATTATCAAGGAGACTCAAGCTTTGGGTATCATGTGGGTTCGTATTCACCGTGCAATTGGGCTAAGCAAGCAAGATAGACGTGGCAGCTACGGTGGTGGTAGCGACCCATACAtaaatctttctttctcaaagTACGGCAAGCCTATGTATTGTACAAGGGTGATCACAGACGACTTGAATCCAGTTTGGGAAGAAACTGCAGCACTACTTGTGAATCCGGAACTTATCAGTGCGGACGAGAATCTAAGTGTTGAGCTATGGGATTCAGACCGCAACACAGCAGATGATATTGTTGGTAAGGTTGAGCTGCCGATCCGTGAGATGATCCAACATCCAGCGCGGATGTATCCCCAAGTATCTAAGCTGCAGGGTCTCAACGAGGGCAGCGAGATGCCCGGTGAGCTACACTGGGAAGTCGGCTTTTTTGGAAAACCGAAACTGAGGCCAGAGCTAAGGACTGacggcaaaaagaaagacttACCCGAGAACCTCAGGGATAACCCTCAATTTCAAGATGATAAAGGAGTCATCAccaatgaggaggaggatgctGTCACTCACACGCCACCGGACCCGCTCTGGCCTAGTGGCATTCTTAGTATTGTGGTTCATCAAATTGTGAACCTGCAACTTGCAAATATCAAGGGTAGCCGGTatcgaaaaggaagagaatatGAACCGGCGAAGCCATATGGAGAGAAtacggaagaagagggaggagaCCTGCCAACCAGCTATTGCAAGATTATCTTAAATGATCAGCTG GTCTATCGTACCCGGCCGAAAGCTGTCAGCTCAAAGCCTATATTCAACGCAGGCACGGAGCGATTTGTTCGAGACTGGCGTTCGGCCATCGTCACCGTGACTGTTAGGGATCAGCGCTACCGAGAGCATGATCCGATTCTGGGCGTGGTACCTTTAAAGCTATCAGAAATCCTCCAGACGAGCTCGCAAGTTACCCGATGGTACCCTCTTGATGGCGGCATTGGATACGGACGAATTCGCATCTCACTACTCTTACGGCATGTTGAAACCCGGCTACCTCCTAACATGCTTGGATGGGATGTCGGTACGTTTGAGTTCGCCTCGGATAAAATCATCGCGAAGAACTTCAACCATCGCGCTAAGATTAAGCTACGGACGGGTGGCAGCAGCGGCAAGATCCCACGATACGTGGCTTCAATCGAAGGGCAGGATACTTCTTTCAACTTGACTAACGGATCTCTCCATAAGAGTATCCGACTCCCCGTAAAGCATCGCTACAGATCTCCAGTTGTATTCGAGTTCTACTCACCAGGAAAACATGGCGCTGCAGCCTACGCAGTCCTCTGGCTCCAGCACCTGGTCGACAACGAAGACACTCCCGTCGATCTACCCCTCTGGTCAACGAAGAACGGAAAGCGACTCACACAGAACTACATCACAGAAGAAAACTGGGAAGCCAAACGAGAGCCAGGACTGGAAGACCTCCAGATCATCGGTCGACTCCAGTTCACATGTCGCTTCACTCCCGGCATCGACGAGTCTCATGAACACTACGTCGTGGACAACCACTCCCGTGAGACCTACGAAACATGGGAAGCGTGCATCGCGGAGGGCGTACGGCCCCGAAGCATCTCCCTCGAGGTCCCAGAAGAAACGGAACAAATGCATGAAAGATCACTAGTCGACGGCCGCGACGTCCTGAAGCACGCCGACCCCAAAGAACGCCGCCAATGGATTGACAAACAAGGGCAGGATTGGAGCGGCGCATTCGGCAACGACCCTAGCGCATTCATGGATCACGACGGACACAAGGTCGCCGAGCCCGGCCGCGACAAGCCACCGTACTCCGCTGATGGCCATTCCGTGGAGGCTGTACAccccgaagaagaggacgacgatgacgagggctcctccgtctcctcatccagcagGACTGAGACCTCCACAGAGCAACGACTCTCTACTGCGAATGGCTCTCAGCTCACCTCTACGGATACTccaccctccaccaccgaagaTAGTCTCGCTGGCTCAAGTAAGGAGAATAAGCATACGAAGAAGGCCAATCGACGCAGTGAGCAACGACAACAGCGCGGCATGATGCAGTGGAAACCGGCTCGTAACGCGGTTTTCGCGCGTGATGAGGCAAAGTTTGCGCTGCGGAAAGTGAGGAACAGGTTCACTGGCAATCTGACTGGCCGGGAGCCCGATATTGAGACCGAGACTGGTAATTAA